In a genomic window of Helianthus annuus cultivar XRQ/B chromosome 10, HanXRQr2.0-SUNRISE, whole genome shotgun sequence:
- the LOC110884251 gene encoding uncharacterized protein LOC110884251 has protein sequence MAASTKPVMIVGVDESEHSFYALEWTLDHFLVPSAPNPPFNLIIVHSKPIPVSSMGFTVPGVDIMSHVDADLKKIANRVVEKAKELCVSKSVTDATIEIVEGDARNVLCDAVERHHATILAVGSHGHGAIKRAVLGSVSDYVSHHAHCTVMIVKKPKGKHEGAHH, from the exons ATGGCGGCATCGACCAAACCGGTTATGATCGTGGGAGTCGACGAGAGCGAGCACAGTTTTTACGCTCTGGAATGGACACTGGATCACTTCTTAGTTCCCTCTGCACCAAATCCTCCCTTTAACCTCATTATTGTTCACTCCAAACCTATTCCGGTTTCTTCCATGGGCTTCACCGTTCCAG GTGTGGATATTATGTCACATGTGGATGCGGATCTGAAGAAGATTGCTAATCGGGTTGTGGAAAAGGCGAAGGAGCTTTGTGTTTCAAAATCG GTGACTGATGCAACAATAGAGATTGTGGAAGGTGATGCTAGAAATGTTTTATGTGATGCTGTTGAGAGGCACCATGCTACCATATTGGCTGTTGGTAGCCATGGTCATGGAGCAATTAAGAG GGCGGTTTTGGGAAGTGTAAGCGATTACGTTAGCCACCATGCTCACTGCACCGTGATGATCGTAAAGAAGCCAAAAGGCAAACACGAAGGCGCACATCATTAG
- the LOC110884250 gene encoding bifunctional protein FolD 2, whose product MALPVDHKANIIDGKLIAQTIRSEIAAEVSVLVEKYGKAPGLAVVIVGHRKDSQSYVNMKRKACAELGIRSIDIDLPEQVPEAELIAKVHELNDDPNVHGILVQLPLPKHINEEKVLTEISLEKDVDGFHPLNIGKLAMKGRDPLFLPCTPKGCIELLKRSGVTIKGKRAVVVGRSNIVGLPVSLLLLKEDATVTVVHSRTPDPQSIICEADIVIAAAGQAMMIKGSWIKPGAAVIDVGTNAVDDASRKSGYRLVGDVDFHEACKVAGWITPVPGGVGPMTVAMLLKNTLDGAKRVIGQ is encoded by the exons ATGGCATTGCCTGTAGATCATAAAGCAAACATCATCGACGGAAAATTAATCGCACAAACAATTCGTTCGGAAATCGCCGCTGAAGTCAGTGTCTTGGTTGAGAAATATGGCAAG GCACCTGGACTTGCTGTAGTAATTGTTGGACATAGAAAAGATTCTCAAAGTTACGTTAATATGAAGAGGAAAGCGTGTGCTGAGCTTGGAATTAGGTCAATTGACATTGACCTTCCGGAACAAGTACCCGAAGCCGAATTGATAGCAAAAGTTCATGAATTAAATGATGATCCCAATGTACATG GCATATTGGTTCAACTTCCCTTGCCAAAACACATAAACGAAGAAAAAGTTTTAACCGAAATCAGCTTGGAAAAGGATGTTGATGGCTTTCATCCTCTCAACATCGGCAAACTTGCTATGAAAGGCAGAGACCCGCTCTTTCTTCCTTGCACCCCAAAG GGATGTATTGAGCTTCTGAAACGCAGTGGAGTTACCATAAAGGGAAAACGGGCCGTGGTTGTTGGCAGAAGTAACATTGTAGGGTTACCAGTTTCATTGCTGCTACTGAAAGAAGACGCTACAGTTACTGTAGTTCACTCACGTACACCAGACCCGCAAAGTATTATCTGTGAGGCTGACATTGTTATTGCTGCCGCAGGACAAGCTATGATG ATAAAAGGTAGTTGGATTAAACCTGGTGCTGCAGTTATAGATGTGGGAACAAATGCAGTTGATGATGCTAGTAGAAAATCAGGATACAGGCTGGTGGGTGACGTGGATTTTCATGAAGCATGTAAAGTGGCTGGATGGATTACACCCGTCCCGGGCGGTGTGGGACCCATGACAGTAGCGATGCTCCTTAAAAACACGTTGGATGGCGCTAAACGTGTGATTGGTCAGTAA